The following are from one region of the Silurus meridionalis isolate SWU-2019-XX chromosome 25, ASM1480568v1, whole genome shotgun sequence genome:
- the myo1ca gene encoding unconventional myosin-Ic isoform X1, protein MRYIGREVEVDGGVRLVMESALSARDRVGVQDFLLLENYTSEAAFIENLRRRYKENLIYTYIGSVLVSVNPYKELGIYSKPNMERYRGVNFYEISPHIFGLADNSYRALRTSRKDQCILISGESGAGKTEASKKILQYYTTTCPTRNNTQSIRERLLHSIPVLEAFGNAKTLRNDNSSRFGKYMDLQFDYKGAPIGGHILNYLLEKSRVVHQNHGERNFHIFYQLLESGNSSLLMGLGLDVTNPHHYRYLVKGNCPRVSSINDKNCWKAVSNGLTVIGFSEEEVEELLKVVASVLHLGNTQFGEDEYGETHFTTETRLTYLTELLGVEGSALSEALTHKKIVAKGEEMIGPLTLEQALSARDALAKAIYGRTFTWLVQKINQSLAFQDEVYYTSKCSSVIGLLDIYGFEVFQNNSFEQFCINYCNEKLQQLFIELTLKSEQEEYEAEGIGWESVEYFNNKIICDLVEEKFKGIIAILDEECLMPGDATDITFLEKLEDRMGGHAHFVTHKLANGKIRKAVGREEFRLLHYAGEVNYNVNGFLDKNNDLLYRNLKEVMCQSRNTIIRQCFHPDELTDQRRPETAATQFKLSLAMLMEILMSKEPSYIRCIKPNDAKQPGRFEEVLVRHQVKYLGLMENLRVRRAGFAYRRSFEAFLQRYKPLCPDTWPNWKGNLSDGVSTLVKHLDYKPEEYKLGRSKIFIRFPKTLFRTEDALELKKPTIAIVLQKCWRGYREWAKYQRIRHATITIQSWWRGVKGRRIARRRRHAVNIIRTLIKGFILRHEPRCPDNEYFLDHVRFSYLMTIKRNLPKSVLKRTWPVPPPSLEEASVYIHRLCIRNMVNDYCRKIQPEWKNQLEQKVVASGIFRGQKDNYPRSVPRLFVGTRLENEEINLKVRQTLGSENKVKYGVPVIKYDRHGYRARPRQLLMTGSSAVLVQESKIKQRIDYGSLLGISVSSLSDGFFVLHVPTADSKHKGDLVLQSDHVIEAVTKLVILSDKIHNVNVSQDSIRFAISRGKEGVIDFTSGAELRVVKAKNGHLAVTAPRINSGV, encoded by the exons ACGTATATCGGCTCCGTTCTGGTCTCAGTGAATCCATACAAAGAGCTCGGGATCTACTCCAAACCAAACATGGAACGCTACAGAGGAGTCAACTTCTACGAGATTTCACCTcacat CTTCGGCTTGGCGGATAACTCGTACCGAGCCCTGAGGACATCTCGTAAGGATCAGTGTATCCTGATCTCAGGAGAGAGCGGGGCAGGAAAAACCGAGGCGTCTAAAAAAATCCTGCAGTACTACACCACCACCTGCCCCACACGCAACAACACACAGTCCATCCGAGAGAGGCTGCTGCACTCCATCCCTGTGCtcgag GCATTCGGAAACGCCAAAACCCTGCGTAACGACAACTCCAGCCGCTTTGGCAAGTACATGGACTTGCAGTTTGACTACAAG GGTGCTCCGATCGGCGGCCATATCCTAAACTACCTTCTGGAGAAGTCTCGGGTGGTGCATCAGAACCACGGCGAGAGGAACTTCCACATTTTCTACCAGCTGCTGGAGTCAGGGAACAGCTCACTACTGATGGGGCTGGGGCTGGACGTGACAAACCCACATCACTACCGCTACCtggttaag GGTAATTGTCCAAGGGTGAGTTCCATCAATGATAAGAACTGCTGGAAAGCCGTAAGTAATGGTCTCACCGTGATCGGCTTCAGTGAAGAGGAAGTCGAG GAGTTACTGAAGGTCGTTGCCAGTGTTCTCCATTTGGGAAACACCCAGTTTGGAGAAGATGAGTACGGGGAGACACACTTCACCACGGAGACACGGCTCACATACCTCACAGAG CTGCTGGGTGTGGAGGGATCTGCTCTGAGTGAAGCTCTTACGCATAAGAAGATTGTTGCCAAAGGAGAGGAG ATGATCGGCCCACTGACCCTCGAGCAGGCTCTTTCAGCTCGAGATGCTCTGGCCAAAGCTATATATGGGCGTACCTTTACTTGGCTTGTCCAGAAGATCAACCAGTCACTGGCTTTTCAG GATGAAGTCTACTACACCAGCAAATGCTCCTCTGTTATCGGTCTGTTGGACATCTACGGCTTTGAAGTCTTTCAGAACAACAG CTTTGAACAGTTCTGTATCAATTACTGTAACGAGAAGCTGCAGCAGCTTTTCATCGAGCTCACGCTTAAGAGCGAGCAAGAGGAGTACGAGGCCGAAGGCATCGGG TGGGAGTCGGTGGAATACTTCAACAACAAAATCATCTGTGACTTGGTGGAGGAGAAATTCAAAGGCATCATCGCAATCCTG GATGAAGAGTGTCTAATGCCTGGAGATGCCACTGACATCACATTCCTGGAGAAGCTCGAGGACAGAATGGGAGGCCACGCCCATTTTGTGAC CCATAAACTGGCCAATGGGAAGATTCGCAAGGCCGTAGGGCGGGAGGAGTTTCGCCTGCTGCACTACGCTGGAGAGGTCAACTACAATGTGAATG GTTTCCTGGACAAAAATAATGATCTTCTGTACAGGAACCTAAAAGAG gtgATGTGTCAGTCCAGGAATACAATTATAAGGCAGTGTTTTCATCCAGATGAACTGACAGATCAGAGGAGAccagagaca GCTGCTACCCAGTTTAAGCTGAGTTTGGCGATGCTAATGGAGATTCTGATGTCGAAGGAGCCGTCATACATCCGCTGTATCAAACCCAATGATGCCAAACAACCAg gaaggtTTGAGGAGGTGCTGGTTAGACACCAGGTGAAATACCTGGGCTTAATGGAGAATCTGAGAGTAAGAAGAGCTGGATTTGCTTACAGGCGAAGTTTTGAGGCTTTCTTacaaag gtatAAGCCACTGTGCCCTGACACTTGGCCTAACTGGAAAGGAAATCTATCAGACGGAGTCTCTACACTAGTGAAACACCTGGACTACAAACCAGAGGAGTACAAACTGGGAAG gtcaaAGATTTTCATTCGTTTTCCCAAAACACTCTTCCGCACAGAAGATGCTCTGGAACTGAAGAAACCAACCAtcg CGATCGTATTGCAGAAATGCTGGAGAGGCTACAGGGAATGGGCCAAATATCAGCGCATCAGGCACGCAA caaTCACAATCCAGTCGTGGTGGAGAGGTGTGAAAGGACGCCGGATAGCCAGACGTCGCAGACATGCTGTAAACATCATCCGCAC gttaATAAAAGGCTTTATTCTGAGGCATGAGCCCCGTTGTCCTGACAACGAGTACTTCCTGGACCACGTGCGCTTCTCGTATTTGATGACAATCAAGCGGAACCTCCCAAAGAGTGTCCTGAAAAGGACTTGGCCggtaccaccaccatcacttgAAGag GCCTCGGTGTACATCCACCGTCTGTGCATCCGAAACATGGTAAACGACTACTGCCGGAAAATCCAACCCGAGTGGAAGAACCAG TTGGAGCAGAAGGTTGTAGCCAGTGGTATTTTCAGAGGTCAGAAGGACAACTACCCTCGAAGTGTCCCTAGGCTTTTTGTGGGCACCAGGCTGG AGAATGAAGAGATCAATCTCAAAGTGAGACAAACTCTCGGAAGTGAAAACAAAGTGAAG TACGGTGTGCCGGTCATCAAGTACGATCGGCATGGGTACCGCGCCAGGCCACGCCAGCTCCTCATGACCGGCTCTTCTGCGGTTCTTGTTCAGGAGTCCAAAATCAAGCAGCGCATTGACTATGGTTCACTGCTGG GCATCTCAGTCAGTTCTCTCAGCGACGGCTTTTTTGTCCTGCATGTTCCTACTGCTGACAGCAAACATAAG GGAGACCTGGTGCTGCAGAGTGACCATGTGATCGAGGCTGTCACCAAACTGGTCATCCTGTCCGACAAGATACACAATGTGAACGTCAGTcaggacag TATTAGATTTGCAATATCTCGGGGCAAAGAGGGCGTCATTGATTTCACCTCTGGGGCAGAGCTACGAGTGGTCAAGGCCAAGAACGGACACCTGGCTGTG aCGGCCCCACGAATTAACAGCGGCGTATGA
- the myo1ca gene encoding unconventional myosin-Ic isoform X2, translating into MESALSARDRVGVQDFLLLENYTSEAAFIENLRRRYKENLIYTYIGSVLVSVNPYKELGIYSKPNMERYRGVNFYEISPHIFGLADNSYRALRTSRKDQCILISGESGAGKTEASKKILQYYTTTCPTRNNTQSIRERLLHSIPVLEAFGNAKTLRNDNSSRFGKYMDLQFDYKGAPIGGHILNYLLEKSRVVHQNHGERNFHIFYQLLESGNSSLLMGLGLDVTNPHHYRYLVKGNCPRVSSINDKNCWKAVSNGLTVIGFSEEEVEELLKVVASVLHLGNTQFGEDEYGETHFTTETRLTYLTELLGVEGSALSEALTHKKIVAKGEEMIGPLTLEQALSARDALAKAIYGRTFTWLVQKINQSLAFQDEVYYTSKCSSVIGLLDIYGFEVFQNNSFEQFCINYCNEKLQQLFIELTLKSEQEEYEAEGIGWESVEYFNNKIICDLVEEKFKGIIAILDEECLMPGDATDITFLEKLEDRMGGHAHFVTHKLANGKIRKAVGREEFRLLHYAGEVNYNVNGFLDKNNDLLYRNLKEVMCQSRNTIIRQCFHPDELTDQRRPETAATQFKLSLAMLMEILMSKEPSYIRCIKPNDAKQPGRFEEVLVRHQVKYLGLMENLRVRRAGFAYRRSFEAFLQRYKPLCPDTWPNWKGNLSDGVSTLVKHLDYKPEEYKLGRSKIFIRFPKTLFRTEDALELKKPTIAIVLQKCWRGYREWAKYQRIRHATITIQSWWRGVKGRRIARRRRHAVNIIRTLIKGFILRHEPRCPDNEYFLDHVRFSYLMTIKRNLPKSVLKRTWPVPPPSLEEASVYIHRLCIRNMVNDYCRKIQPEWKNQLEQKVVASGIFRGQKDNYPRSVPRLFVGTRLENEEINLKVRQTLGSENKVKYGVPVIKYDRHGYRARPRQLLMTGSSAVLVQESKIKQRIDYGSLLGISVSSLSDGFFVLHVPTADSKHKGDLVLQSDHVIEAVTKLVILSDKIHNVNVSQDSIRFAISRGKEGVIDFTSGAELRVVKAKNGHLAVTAPRINSGV; encoded by the exons ACGTATATCGGCTCCGTTCTGGTCTCAGTGAATCCATACAAAGAGCTCGGGATCTACTCCAAACCAAACATGGAACGCTACAGAGGAGTCAACTTCTACGAGATTTCACCTcacat CTTCGGCTTGGCGGATAACTCGTACCGAGCCCTGAGGACATCTCGTAAGGATCAGTGTATCCTGATCTCAGGAGAGAGCGGGGCAGGAAAAACCGAGGCGTCTAAAAAAATCCTGCAGTACTACACCACCACCTGCCCCACACGCAACAACACACAGTCCATCCGAGAGAGGCTGCTGCACTCCATCCCTGTGCtcgag GCATTCGGAAACGCCAAAACCCTGCGTAACGACAACTCCAGCCGCTTTGGCAAGTACATGGACTTGCAGTTTGACTACAAG GGTGCTCCGATCGGCGGCCATATCCTAAACTACCTTCTGGAGAAGTCTCGGGTGGTGCATCAGAACCACGGCGAGAGGAACTTCCACATTTTCTACCAGCTGCTGGAGTCAGGGAACAGCTCACTACTGATGGGGCTGGGGCTGGACGTGACAAACCCACATCACTACCGCTACCtggttaag GGTAATTGTCCAAGGGTGAGTTCCATCAATGATAAGAACTGCTGGAAAGCCGTAAGTAATGGTCTCACCGTGATCGGCTTCAGTGAAGAGGAAGTCGAG GAGTTACTGAAGGTCGTTGCCAGTGTTCTCCATTTGGGAAACACCCAGTTTGGAGAAGATGAGTACGGGGAGACACACTTCACCACGGAGACACGGCTCACATACCTCACAGAG CTGCTGGGTGTGGAGGGATCTGCTCTGAGTGAAGCTCTTACGCATAAGAAGATTGTTGCCAAAGGAGAGGAG ATGATCGGCCCACTGACCCTCGAGCAGGCTCTTTCAGCTCGAGATGCTCTGGCCAAAGCTATATATGGGCGTACCTTTACTTGGCTTGTCCAGAAGATCAACCAGTCACTGGCTTTTCAG GATGAAGTCTACTACACCAGCAAATGCTCCTCTGTTATCGGTCTGTTGGACATCTACGGCTTTGAAGTCTTTCAGAACAACAG CTTTGAACAGTTCTGTATCAATTACTGTAACGAGAAGCTGCAGCAGCTTTTCATCGAGCTCACGCTTAAGAGCGAGCAAGAGGAGTACGAGGCCGAAGGCATCGGG TGGGAGTCGGTGGAATACTTCAACAACAAAATCATCTGTGACTTGGTGGAGGAGAAATTCAAAGGCATCATCGCAATCCTG GATGAAGAGTGTCTAATGCCTGGAGATGCCACTGACATCACATTCCTGGAGAAGCTCGAGGACAGAATGGGAGGCCACGCCCATTTTGTGAC CCATAAACTGGCCAATGGGAAGATTCGCAAGGCCGTAGGGCGGGAGGAGTTTCGCCTGCTGCACTACGCTGGAGAGGTCAACTACAATGTGAATG GTTTCCTGGACAAAAATAATGATCTTCTGTACAGGAACCTAAAAGAG gtgATGTGTCAGTCCAGGAATACAATTATAAGGCAGTGTTTTCATCCAGATGAACTGACAGATCAGAGGAGAccagagaca GCTGCTACCCAGTTTAAGCTGAGTTTGGCGATGCTAATGGAGATTCTGATGTCGAAGGAGCCGTCATACATCCGCTGTATCAAACCCAATGATGCCAAACAACCAg gaaggtTTGAGGAGGTGCTGGTTAGACACCAGGTGAAATACCTGGGCTTAATGGAGAATCTGAGAGTAAGAAGAGCTGGATTTGCTTACAGGCGAAGTTTTGAGGCTTTCTTacaaag gtatAAGCCACTGTGCCCTGACACTTGGCCTAACTGGAAAGGAAATCTATCAGACGGAGTCTCTACACTAGTGAAACACCTGGACTACAAACCAGAGGAGTACAAACTGGGAAG gtcaaAGATTTTCATTCGTTTTCCCAAAACACTCTTCCGCACAGAAGATGCTCTGGAACTGAAGAAACCAACCAtcg CGATCGTATTGCAGAAATGCTGGAGAGGCTACAGGGAATGGGCCAAATATCAGCGCATCAGGCACGCAA caaTCACAATCCAGTCGTGGTGGAGAGGTGTGAAAGGACGCCGGATAGCCAGACGTCGCAGACATGCTGTAAACATCATCCGCAC gttaATAAAAGGCTTTATTCTGAGGCATGAGCCCCGTTGTCCTGACAACGAGTACTTCCTGGACCACGTGCGCTTCTCGTATTTGATGACAATCAAGCGGAACCTCCCAAAGAGTGTCCTGAAAAGGACTTGGCCggtaccaccaccatcacttgAAGag GCCTCGGTGTACATCCACCGTCTGTGCATCCGAAACATGGTAAACGACTACTGCCGGAAAATCCAACCCGAGTGGAAGAACCAG TTGGAGCAGAAGGTTGTAGCCAGTGGTATTTTCAGAGGTCAGAAGGACAACTACCCTCGAAGTGTCCCTAGGCTTTTTGTGGGCACCAGGCTGG AGAATGAAGAGATCAATCTCAAAGTGAGACAAACTCTCGGAAGTGAAAACAAAGTGAAG TACGGTGTGCCGGTCATCAAGTACGATCGGCATGGGTACCGCGCCAGGCCACGCCAGCTCCTCATGACCGGCTCTTCTGCGGTTCTTGTTCAGGAGTCCAAAATCAAGCAGCGCATTGACTATGGTTCACTGCTGG GCATCTCAGTCAGTTCTCTCAGCGACGGCTTTTTTGTCCTGCATGTTCCTACTGCTGACAGCAAACATAAG GGAGACCTGGTGCTGCAGAGTGACCATGTGATCGAGGCTGTCACCAAACTGGTCATCCTGTCCGACAAGATACACAATGTGAACGTCAGTcaggacag TATTAGATTTGCAATATCTCGGGGCAAAGAGGGCGTCATTGATTTCACCTCTGGGGCAGAGCTACGAGTGGTCAAGGCCAAGAACGGACACCTGGCTGTG aCGGCCCCACGAATTAACAGCGGCGTATGA